A window of Schistocerca serialis cubense isolate TAMUIC-IGC-003099 chromosome 1, iqSchSeri2.2, whole genome shotgun sequence genomic DNA:
CAAAAACTTAACTTTACttttgcacaggaaagagtaaaaTATGTAACTATAAAAACATTTGACTGTCCCCCTTGTGAATTGCGGGTGTTGACAGATAATGAAAGTTTCAAAGATAAACTGAAATTGTATCTTCTTCACAGCTCCCACTCTACAGATACATTTGTGAATGGGTAGTATGTAGTTGgattacatttatcacattttgtTGTAgattaaagattttttaaaaaatctagttATGCAAATAGCCAGCATGTAGCCATTTTTTCATAGAGAAAACATATCTTATTCGGAAACATACTGGCAATTTCCACATAATATTAAATTGTCATGAACATAATCCACGAATATGGAAAAACTGTACTCCAGACAATGGAAAAATTTGGGTCAAGTTAAAATACTAGACATACAAATCACTTATTTGTATCTCTAGAGCACTCAAACTTTGCACCTATTTTGTGGAAGGAAACTGGAGATCATACACCGAAGCAATTATTCTTAGCTAGACTTCACACCTTGCCATTCTCTAAAAAGTGTGCAAGAGTTTGGAAGTTGTACTCCAGTGATTGTATTGCATTATATCTAAAACTTTTAACTGAGAATCCACTGTAATGCCATacataaatgctataaatgtagattagGAAAACTTTCTAGATTTAAAGCAGATAGATTTAAAGCAGCTTGTAATGGTCATGTTCATGCCTAGTGAAATTGCTTTCAAGATTTTTTTTATATGACATTGAACTAAGCTGTTACTGATGCATAGCTTGTGATGTTAGGAAAAGCATGGTTACGGAATCATGGTGCCTCACATTGGTAGAGAAATGTCATgttaatttcttcatcttcagagAACAATCTAGTTGGACATTTGCATAGCAGCTGTTTGCCTAATTATCCACAGAAACAGACAGCCACTAAATTTACTTCAACCTTTACAAGTGTTTAGTGTGCCTAATCTATCAGATGTGAAGTTGTGTAGTACCATGGTCTCAAATACCTTCTTCTGTAGTGAAAACGAGAAAAAGGTAGAAGCACAATGACACTATTGAATATAGCGTTTCCATCCAGCTGAACGGGAAGAGAGGAATATTAGGATATAATGTCTCATCAATACTGGTGTCATTAGAAATGGAACACAAGTTCAGAATGTTTCAGGGATGGGAAAAGGAAATGGTCCTACTCTTTCAaataaaccatcccagcatttgactaAATCTCTTCAGGGTAAATGATGAAGAACCCAAATCTGAACGGCTAGatgtggatttgaaccatcgtcctcctgaatgcgagcccaGAGTGCTACCATTCCATCACTTTCCTCAGTCCATCTGGCTCACAAACAACTGTCAACAGTGTTTCAAAATGAGGTTTGAACTTCAGCTCACACAAGTGCAAAGCTTTTTCATTTGATGTTACAATCTGCCACTACTTCTAGCATTGTCAGCCAAATTCTGGCAATTGAGATACCTTCACACCAAGGAACCTAATAGGCTCCCCCCATGACGAGCAGAAGACATGCAGACTACAGACACGGAGGCAGCACACAAATAATTATCTGTGAACCAGTAGCGAATCCATGATcttggtgggtggagggggggggggggggagagatcaaATCACACACAACTACGTCTGTACCGACTACAATAGCGAGAAAACTTTGGAAACTGTTTGAAAGTTACgttgcaattttcattttttttacagatGATTATTAAAAACAGGTGTAGCTCTGGAGTGACAATGGCCGTTATTCTCTCATAATTGTCTGTATTTAAAGTCAAAGTTAAATCTAATCTTTTAAATGGAGTTTTAGCATCATTGAACATCTATTTTCGAATAATGCAAGGAACAGGACAGCGCAAACAATGTAAAATTTAAACAAGGCTGGGGAAATTTTAAAAACGAAATGGTGCGTCAAAATAAATGATTGTGAATGATGCTGGGAAGCGAAATTTAATTTTGACTTTCGATCTTCTCAACAGAAAATCACCAGAACTTTACTCAAGACTAATAATAATCTTTTAGATAAGGTTCGAATAATAATAGGCCAATATCTCTTGCTAACTAATAATACAAAGATATTTCCCTTGCGTCTCAGATTACGAGATATGAATTGAGCGCAGTCTAGCGACAATGCTACACACTATCGTAGTGGATAAATAATTACTGCTTCGGTACGGTTAGGTGATGTATCCGTGAGTGCCAGTGAGTTATTACAAATGAATATATTTTAATGTTCATTTTTACTGTGTTACGTACAGAtattttcactttgtattatttTGAATAGGTTGCTACGCTAATATACTCAATATCTACGAATCAACAACTTTTATCAGAAGGTATGACTCCTATGTTTGAGAATAAGTTTTCGAGGGTGTTACCTCTCGTAGTCTGGGAGAGAAGCAACGGCTGGTACCAATATGTCAAAATTCTGAAGAACATGTCCATATGGGATTCCAAAGTAGGCAAGATATTTATCTCCAGCCTCTTCAACGGAGTGAATTGTGTTGGAAACTCCTCCATTTTGAGAGAATCTCCAGAGAAGGTAAGCGATGAAAGTGCATACGTAAAGCGAAAAGATGTCCATAGTGCTAACGTTAGACACATTAAACGACGGAAAATTTTGCAGGTACTCGATGTGTTAAAGCTTTATGTTGCTCTTAAACTTGGAAGTGGTATGCTTATTACTTGCTCGCTAGCGTCAGACTTCAAAAGCCGGATTATGTCGATGTACGAATCATTCTACACTGTAGTGGATAAAGAAGATATGGTGATGGAACAATGCCCTCAGCTATCGTACCGGGGCCTTCCCTGTAATTCCGGTAGCGTGAAACAAACTGGGatgatcaaaattaaatacattgaTAAAATATAACTTGTTTCAAATTGCTTTAGATGTTTTGTACTTCTAATGAGGAACATATGCACTCAACTTGCAGGTTTACCAGAGGTGCCCGGACAAcaagaacataggtacaaagacgaggacTCGCCTTCTACTAGTAGTGCTGGAACAGCCTTGGTACGTCGCCCAGTGGCTTACCGCATCATCCAAGGCGCCGCGCAGATGTGTGATAAATTCCTAGACTACGTGCCACTTATCGGAAATGATACGTTTCCCTGGATGTCTACAGCAGAGAGACAGTAAGATTCTGTGTAAAATATTTGCAGAAGAGCAGTTATTTGAATTTCATAGCTGCAAGTAGCGTTTAGTAATTGTAAAGCAGCTAGGTCAGAATATGAAACAATAAATTATGAAACGGTACCAAATATGTTGAATATCTGAAGATAACAAAAATATTTCGATCGACAGTAACTTAATGCCTTAATAAAAAAAcaagttttgagacaaagtttgtaCTTACTAATGTCTAAATTCTTTAATACCATTGTTTTCCTTTCGAACAGAACGAACCGGAAAAAACTAGCAGGTACCataatggtccccccccccccccctatgaataCTGTCTGTTTTATGCCGAAATAAGTTCcgcgaaaatactgcatttcatTGTGAAGAAAGTTTGCTACTTAGATACCAACAAATGTATGGCTCCTTGTATGAACATGTGAGGCTGAATAGGATGACAAACTAGAATATTACTAGTTACTCGTTAAATTTTGGTTATTGCGCAAGCACATAGCATAATTCAGTGATGGTTTCCAAACCATTCGGTTATCAAAGGAAAGAATAGGGTTAGTCAACATAAACATAGATTTAACTGGTCTGTCTGCCATCATTCAGTCGAAGCAGTTTGTGTGTGACATGTATTGATGTTGAAAGGGTATTTAGCAGATGCAGAATGCTACACGTAAAGTACAAATGGGACATTCCAGCCAGACTTCTACAGCAATAATTACATGGAATACTTTAATACTAATGATCAGCTATTCCGTTAATGACAGTTGCAGATTTGTACTCAGCAGTATGCAGACTCATTACACCATAGTATATCAGTACCTAAAGGATGTGACACTAAGTGGTTCATTAAATCGTGTGTACAAGCGCGTGGTTTAATGCTTAACCGGAGTACTCAGTGTTACTGATACTTCATATCTTATAAAGCATTACAtgatgcaaaaacaaaaaaagataacTGTGCATCGAGTAAAACTTCTACAAAAGATATTTTCTCGTCTGGGCATGTCACTACTAACACTTGCTTATGGCGATAGGGCATTGTATATGTTGATGGTTAAGGTAATCCTTTGACACCAGGTTGAGTTTCTGTGCGTTATCTGCTAATGGTATGCAATGTTCAGTGCTTTTCTGACATTAGTAACAGAACGATCTCCAATGGATCGTTCCTATGCCTTTCCAAATCGGAGAGAGTGCAACAGGATAAATTTCCCTTTGAACATGTTTACATGCAATCTGCTTTAAAACATATTTCCTGTGTTACTGGTCAAACCCGAGGCTCGTATCCCACAGTCATCTACATCCAAAATACTTATAACATTTATCCAGAAATTATTCTTAAATAGCACTGTATCTAACCAAACTTTATAACTGTAACCATTTTACAGTAATAGATTAGTCTGTTTA
This region includes:
- the LOC126458526 gene encoding uncharacterized protein LOC126458526, with amino-acid sequence MTPMFENKFSRVLPLVVWERSNGWYQYVKILKNMSIWDSKVGKIFISSLFNGVNCVGNSSILRESPEKVLDVLKLYVALKLGSGMLITCSLASDFKSRIMSMYESFYTVVDKEDMVMEQCPQLSYRGLPCNSGLPEVPGQQEHRYKDEDSPSTSSAGTALVRRPVAYRIIQGAAQMCDKFLDYVPLIGNDTFPWMSTAERQ